One genomic segment of Stigmatopora argus isolate UIUO_Sarg chromosome 1, RoL_Sarg_1.0, whole genome shotgun sequence includes these proteins:
- the LOC144080296 gene encoding tubulin alpha-1C chain-like: MGPSTSSSGCHNTPSCCWATPSYKTASCFWTKQHPQASISGEQETSSRVMRECISVHVGQAGAQIGNACWELYCLEHGIQPDGQMPSDKTIGGGDDSFNTFFSETGAGKHVPRAVFVDLEPTVIDEVRTGTYRQLFHPEQLITGKEDAANNYARGHYTIGKEIIDLVLDRVRKLADQCTGLQGFLIFHSFGGGTGSGFTSLLMERLSVDYGKKSKLEFAIYPAPQVSTAVVEPYNSILTTHTTLEHSDCAFMVDNEAIYDICRRNLDIERPTYTNLNRLIGQIVSSITASLRFDGALNVDLTEFQTNLVPYPRIHFPLATYAPVISAEKAYHEQLSVAEITNACFEPANQMVKCDPRHGKYMACCLLYRGDVVPKDVNSAIATIKTKRTIQFVDWCPTGFKVGINYQPPTVVPGGDLAKVQRAVCMLSNTTAIAEAWARLDHKFDLMYAKRAFVHWYVGEGMEEGEFSEAREDMAALEKDYEEVGTDTIADDEEEGEEY; this comes from the exons ATGGGGCCAAGCACTAG CTCCTCCGGTTGCCACAACACGCCAAGTTGTTGCTGGGCAACACCGAGCTATAAAACGGCGTCCTGCTTTTGGACCAAACAACATCCCCAGGCTTCCATTTCAGGTGAACAAGAAACATCATCAAGAGTCATG CGTGAATGCATCTCTGTCCACGTCGGCCAGGCCGGAGCCCAGATCGGCAATGCCTGCTGGGAGTTATACTGTCTGGAGCACGGCATTCAGCCGGATGGGCAAATGCCCAGTGACAAGACCATCGGAGGAGGGGATGACTCTTTCAACACCTTCTTCAGCGAGACTGGAGCTGGCAAACACGTGCCCAGGGCAgtttttgtggacttggagcCCACAGTCATCG ATGAAGTGCGCACAGGAACCTACCGCCAGCTCTTTCATCCTGAGCAGCTAATCACAGGGAAGGAAGACGCAGCTAACAACTATGCCCGTGGTCACTACACTATTGGCAAGGAGATCATTGACCTGGTTCTGGACAGGGTTCGAAAACTG GCGGACCAATGCACTGGTCTCCAAGGTTTTCTAATCTTCCATTCCTTCGGGGGAGGAACCGGTTCTGGCTTTACTTCTCTACTGATGGAGCGTCTCTCAGTGGACTACGGCAAGAAGTCCAAACTAGAGTTTGCCATCTACCCGGCTCCTCAGGTGTCAACTGCGGTAGTGGAGCCCTATAACTCCATTCTGACCACTCACACCACCTTGGAGCACTCCGATTGCGCTTTCATGGTGGACAACGAGGCCATCTACGATATCTGCCGCAGGAACCTCGACATTGAGCGTCCCACCTACACCAATCTCAACAGGCTGATCGGTCAAATCGTATCTTCCATCACCGCTTCCCTGCGCTTTGATGGCGCCCTGAATGTGGACTTGACTGAGTTTCAGACCAACCTCGTGCCGTACCCGCGCATCCACTTCCCCTTGGCCACGTACGCCCCCGTCATCTCGGCAGAGAAGGCTTACCACGAGCAACTGTCCGTCGCCGAGATAACCAACGCCTGTTTTGAGCCGGCCAATCAGATGGTGAAATGCGACCCGCGCCACGGCAAGTACATGGCGTGCTGTCTGCTTTACCGTGGCGACGTGGTGCCCAAAGATGTCAACTCCGCTATCGCCACCATCAAAACCAAGCGCACCATCCAGTTTGTGGATTGGTGTCCCACTGGTTTTAAGGTGGGAATCAACTACCAGCCCCCTACAGTGGTTCCCGGGGGAGACCTGGCCAAGGTCCAGAGAGCCGTTTGCATGCTTAGCAACACCACTGCCATCGCCGAGGCCTGGGCCAGACTTGACCACAAGTTCGACCTGATGTACGCCAAGAGGGCCTTCGTGCACTGGTACGTCGGCGAGGGGATGGAAGAGGGAGAATTTTCCGAGGCTCGAGAGGACATGGCCGCTCTAGAGAAAGATTATGAGGAGGTGGGCACGGACACCATCGCGGATGATGAAGAGGAGGGAGAAGAGTATTGA